Part of the Methylomonas sp. AM2-LC genome, TTAAGCGCTTCTTCAACATCTACAGCTTCAACCACTTGATTTAAAGCCTCACCGACATGTAATGAGTCGGAACCATGCTTCTTACGTCTTTGCTCATGATAAGCTAATCCAGTACCAGCTGGTATTAAACGACCCACTATCACATTCTCTTTCAAACCATACAACCCATCGCTGATACCTCTTACCGCTGCATCAGTTAATACTCGAGTAGTCTCCTGGAAAGAAGCCGCTGATATGAAGGATTCAGTCGCCAATGACGCTTTTGTTATACCTAACAACATAGAATCGTAACTGGCAGGAATTTTACCGTCCCGCTCAGCTTGATCATTCACTGCATTCAACAAACAACGCTCAACCTGCTCACCTTTAACAAAATCAGTTTCACCTGAAGCAGTAATTTCAACTTTTCTTAACATTTGACGAATAATCGCTTCAATGTGTTTGTCGTTGATTTTCACCCCTTGCAAACGATATACATCCTGAATTTCTTTTACTAAGTAGTCAGCTAACTCTTCTATGCCGCGCAGACGCAAAATATCATGTGGCGTTAACTCACCTTCTGCGATTGTTTCACCCTTCTCAACAAACTCACCCTCAAAAACAGTAATATGACGCCATTTTGGTATAAGTGTCTCGAATTGCTCACCTTCTGTATCGGTGATAATGACACGCTGCTTACCTTTGGTTTCTTTACCAAAAGCTACCATACCCGTTGCTTCGGCAAGTATTGCAGGATCCTTTGTTTTACGCGCTTCAAACAAATCGGCTACACGCGGCAAACCACCGGTAATATCACGAGTTTTACTGGACTCTTGTGGAATACGTGCCAATACGTCCCCAACCTTAACCTCACCACCGTCTTTAACACCTACGATAGCGCCAGCGGGTAAAAAGTATTGCGCAGGGATATCTGTACCAGGCAAATTAATCTGCCCACCATCACTACTGATTAACCGCACCATTGGTCGCAATTCTTTACCTGCAGAACTACGTTGCTTAGGATCAGTCACAACCCGTGACGTCAAACCAGTCACCTCATCTGAATGCTCTTGAACGGTAATACCATCCATAAAGTCAAGCAACTGAATAAAACCATCCACCTCTGTGATAACAGGATGTGTATGAGGATCCCAATTAACAATAATATCCCCGGCGCTAACTGCACCACCGTCTACGGTTGATAAAACAGCACCATAGGGTATTTTATAACGCTCTCTCTCCCGTCCATAGTCGTCCATAACCCCTACTTCTCCAGATCGGGATACAGCAACCAGATTATTCTCTCTGTTTTTAACGGTTTTTAGATTGTTTAATTTAACACTACCGGCTGATTTAACCTGTACATTACTAATTGCAGCAGATCGTGATGCAGCTCCACCAATATGGAAAGTACGCATGGTCAACTGTGTTCCTGGCTCACCAATTGATTGCGCAGCAACCACACCCACAGCTTCACCAATATTGACCAAATGACCACGACCCAAATCACGCCCATAACATTTACTACAGACGCCTTTACGTGAATCACAGGTTATCACCGAACGCACCAGCATTTTGTCTATGCCGTTATCTTCTAACACAGCGACCAGATTTTCATCGATCATGGTTCCAGCAGGAATCAATACAGTATTTCCTGATGGATCGGTTACATCAATAGCTGCAACCCTTCCTAACACGCGTTCAACCAAAGGCTCGACAACATCACCACCTTCAATAATTGGTGTCATAGTCAAACCATTTTGTGTACCACAATCAATATCTGAAATCACCAAATCTTGGGCGACATCAACCAATCTACGCGTTAAATACCCAGAGTTTGCTGTTTTTAATGCTGTATCAGCCAGACCTTTACGCGCACCGTGCGTGGAAATAAAGTACTGTAAAACATCCAAACCTTCTCTAAAGTTAGCGGTAATAGGTGTCTCAATGATAGAACCATCTGGCTTTGCCATTAAGCCCCTCATCCCGGCCAACTGCCTAATTTGCGCAGCAGAACCCCGAGCTCCAGACTCAGCCATCATAAAGATGGAATTGAAAGATTTTTGTTTTACCGTTTCACCTTTGGCGTTGACAACTTCATCTTCACCTAAACCTTCCATCATCACTTTAGCGACCTGATCATTGGCGCGTGACCAAATATCAACGACCTTGTTATAGCGCTCACCATCAGTAACTAAACCAGAAGCATATTGATTTTGAATTTCTCCAACCTCAGCATCTGCAGCACGAATAATATCGGCTTTTTTAGCTGGAATTTCCATATCCTCAATACCAAATGAGACACCAGATCGCGTTGCATATTTAAAACCCATATACATAATTTGATCAGCTAAAATAACGGTCTCTTTGATACCCAGATAACGGTAGCTATAGTTAATTAATCTGGAAATATTCTTTTTAGTCATATCAACATTAACCAGTTCATATGGCATGCCATCAGGAACAATATCCCAAATTAAAGCACGCCCTACCGTGGTTTTTTTTCTACTGACTATAGAATCAAATTTACCCTCAGCATTTTTCAGTTTTTCGGTAATCCGTACTTCAATCTTGGTTTGCAATTCGATAGTTTTGCTGTCTAAAGCTTTAAGAATCTCAGACGTATCAACAAAAACACTTCCCTCGCCAACAGCATTAATTTTTTCACGACTGATGTAATACAAGCCCAAAACCACGTCTTGTGATGGATTGATTACCGGCTCACCATTCGCAGGCGACAAAATATTATTTGTGGCCATCATTAATGTACGCGCTTCAAGCTGTGCCTCTATTGATAGAGGTATATGCACCGCCATCTGGTCACCGTCAAAGTCTGCGTTGAAAGCACTACAAACTAAAGGATGCAATTGTATTGCCTTTCCTTCAATTAAAGTAGGTTCAAAAGCTTGTATACCCAATCTATGCAGTGTCGGCGCACGATTCAAAAGCACTGGATGCTCTCTAATTACTTCTTCAAGGATATCCCAAACCTCAGTACCCTCGCGCTCTACCATTTTTTTGGCTGCTTTAATGGTGGTGGCCAATCCACGTAATTGAAGTTTGCTAAAAATAAAAGGCTTAAACAATTCCAAAGCCATTTTCTTTGGCAATCCACACTGATGCAGTCTCAGAGTTGGGCCCACAACAATAACCGAACGTCCAGAGTAATCTACACGTTTACCCAACAAGTTCTGCCGAAAACGTCCTTGCTTACCTTTGATCATATCAGCAAGCGATTTTAACGGCCGCCTGTTACTACCAGTGATTGCTCGTCCGCGTCTACCGTTATCAAGCAACGCATCAACAGCTTCCTGCAGCATACGTTTTTCATTACGCACGATAATATCTGGCGCATTCAAATCTAGTAAACGTGTCAAACGGTTGTTTCTATTGATAACGCGACGGTATAAATCATTTAAATCTGAGGTTGCAAAACGTCCACCATCTAAAGGCACTAATGGGCGCAATTCAGGTGGCAACACAGGCAACACCGTCATAATCATCCATTCTGGACGATTATTTGAAGCCAACAATGAATCAATTACCTTCAGACGCTTAGACAGTTTTTTAATCTTAGTATCTGAATTGGTTGAATTAATTTCTTCTCGAAGTGTATTTATTTCTTCTTTTAAATCAATAGATTTAAGCAAATCATAAATAGCTTCAGCACCCATTTTTGCGACAAAATCGTCACCGTGTTCTTCTATGGCATTCAGATATTCTTCATCTGTCAATAACTGACCTTTTTCTAGCGGCGACATGCCCGGATCAGTGACTACAAATGTTTCAAAATATAAAACCCGCTCGATAGAACGCAATGTCATATCTAGCAACAATGCAATCCGTGACGGCAACGATTTTAAGAACCAAATGTGCGCAACAGGACTTGCCAGGTCAATATGACCCATTCTATCGCGCCGAACTTTGGACAGCGTGACTTCGACACCGCATTTTTCGCAGATAACACCACGATGCTTTAGACGCTTATATTTGCCGCAAAGACACTCGTAATCGCTGATTGGACCAAAAATTTTGGCACAAAACAAACCATCTCGCTCCGGCTTAAACGTGCGGTAATTAATTGTTTCAGGTTTCTTTACTTCACCATATGACCATGAACGTATCATATCTGGTGAAGCCAATCCTATACGGATAGTGTCAAAATCATCTGTGCGACCTTGACGCTTTAGAAAATTCATTAAATCTTTCAATAGCTTACCCTCTTAAAATGTTATCCGGTATTTATCAAAAATCTTTTCGCAACTATCTTGATTACTCTTGTTGCATTTCGATATTGACCGCCAATGAACGTATTTCTTTAACTAATACATTGAAGGATTCGGGCATCCCAGCTTCCATTGAGTGATTACCATCAACAATATTTTTGTACATACGCGTTCTACCTGTGACGTCATCAGATTTCACAGTCAGCATTTCTTGCAACGTATACGCTGCACCATAAGCTTCTAATGCCCAGACCTCCATCTCACCGAAACGCTGACCACCAAATTGTGCTTTTCCGCCTAATGGTTGCTGGGTTACCAAACTATATGGACCCGTTGAACGGGCATGCATTTTGTCATCAACCAAATGGTTTAGTTTCAACATATACATATAGCCAACAGTTACTTCACGCTCAAACGGTTCACCTGTTAGGCCATCATAAAGTGTTGTTTGTCCATGCGTAGGCAGATCAGCCAATTGCAACATGGTACGAATATCTTCTTCGGAGGCACCATCAAAAACCGGCGTAGCCATAGGCACACCAGATACCAGATTAACTGACATTTCAAGAATTTCTTTATCTGTAAAGCTGTTAAGATCTTCTTTTCGACCACTACAGTTATAGATTTTCTCCAAGAATCCCCTGATTTCAGCAACTTTGGCTTGAGCTTCTAACATTTTACCAATCTTAATACCCAAACCTTTTGCAGCCCAGCCTAAGTGAGTCTCTAATACCTGTCCGACATTCATCCGCGAAGGTACACCTAAAGGATTCAATAATATATCGACAGGATTACCATCGGCTGTATATGGCATATCTTCAATCGGCACAATTTGTGAGATAACCCCTTTGTTACCATGTCGACCCGCCATTTTATCGCCAGGCTGAATGCGCTTTTTAACAGCCAGATACACTTTAACCATTTTCAGCACACCAGGTGCCAAATCATCACCCATGGTTATTTTTTTCTTTTTCTGTTCAAAACGCTCTTCAAATTCTTTACGCTGTTGATCAATCTGCTCACTTACTGTTTCTAAACGCAAGTTTACATCTTCATCCTGTGTTTTAATTTTCAGAAGCTCTGACGGTATCAAACTATCAAGATACTCTTCAGTAATTTCATCGCCTTTCTTCAGATTTTGCGGGCCTTTTTCAGCTTTTTTACCCAACAATAATGCTTTAACACGAGCAAAAATATCGTGTTCAACAATTTTCAATTGGTCATCCAAATCTTGACGATAGCGTTTAATTTCTGCTTCTTCGATTTCAAGTGCACGCTTGTCTTTTTTGACTCCATCGCGGGTAAATACCTGTACATCAATTACGGTTCCACGTACGTTACCTGGTACGCGTAAAGAGGTATCTTTTACATCAGCCGCTTTTTCACCAAAAATGGCACGCAGAAGTTTTTCTTCGGGCGTCAGTTGCGTCTCACCTTTTGGTGTTACTTTTCCAACCAGAATATCACCGCCTTTTACTTCTGCTCCAACATAGACAATACCTGACTCATCCAGTTTGGACAAAGCTTCTTCACTTACATTAGGTATATCAGCAGTTATTTCTTCAGGGCTATGTTTAGTTTCTCTGGCAACGCAAGTTTTTTCTTCAATGTGTATGGTAGTAAAACGATCTTCTTTTACCACTCGCTCAGACACAAGAATAGAATCTTCGAAGTTATATCCATTCCAAGGCATAAAAGCGATCAACATGTTTTGACCTAAAGCCAATTCGCCCAAATCTGTGGAAGGCCCATCCGCAAGGATATCGCCTCGCGTCACAATATCACCCAGCTTCACTAACGGCTTTTGATTGATACACGTATTTTGATTTGAACGTGTATATTTTATCAAATTATAAATATCAACACCTGGAACACCAGCTACAGTCTCGTCGTCATTAACCCGAACCACGATACGTGCGGCGTCAACTGCTTCAATACGACCGCCACGCGTCGCCACCACGGTTACACCAGAGTCTTTTGCAACTACGCGCTCCATACCTGTACCAACCAATGGTTTTTCAGTACGCAAAGTAGGCACAGCCTGTCTTTGCATGTTGGATCCCATCAGTGCGCGGTTAGCATCGTCGTGTTCCAGGAAAGGAATAATCGAAGCTGCCACGGAAACAATTTGTTTCGATGACACATCCATATATTGCACGGTATCGGAAGAAGCGAGTGTAAACTCATCTTTATGCCGACACGAAACCAGTCCTTCTACTAATTTTCCATTGTCGTCAACCGCCACACTGGACTGAGCAATGACATATTCCCCTTCTTCAATAGCAGAAATGTAATCAACTTGATCGGTCACCTTGCCATCAACAACTTTACGATAGGGCGTTTCAAGAAAACCATATTCATTCGTTCTTGCATAAACGGACAATGAATTGATTAATCCGATGTTTGGTCCTTCAGGTGTTTCAATCGGACAAACTCGACCATAATGCGTGGTATGTACGTCGCGCACCTCAAAACCAGCACGCTCTCTGGCCAAACCACCAGGTCCTAAAGCCGAAACCCTACGTTTGTGCGTTACTTGCGACAAAGGATTGTTTTGGTCCATAAACTGTGAAAGTTGACTAGAACCAAAGAATTCTTTTATTGCGGCAGAAACAGGTTTGGCGTTTATGATCTCTTGAGGCATATAACCTTCTGAATCAGCCAGGGTAAGACGCTCTCTTACCGCGCGCTCGACTCTAACCAAACCAATCCGGAACTGGTTTTCGATCATTTCACCAACAGAACGTACCCGTCTGTTACCAAGATGGTCAATATCATCTACAGTTCCATTACCGTTTCTAATTTTAATAAGTTCTTTTAATACATCAATAATATCAATTTTACTTAAAGTGCCTGTACCTTCGATTTCCTCACGGCCTAATCGACGGTTGAATTTCATTCGACCAACTGTTGATAAATCGTAACGCTCGTCAGTAAAAAATAAATTTTCAAACAGATTTTCTGCTGATTCCGCTGTCGGCGGTTCGCCAGGGCGCATCATTCGATAGATTTCAACTAGAGCTTCCATACGATTAGTTGTCGTATCCAGGCGCATAGAGTTAGAAATATATGGACCACGGTCTAAATCATTGACATAAAGAGTATTGATCTGATCTACGCCCGCATCAATCAATTTTTGTAACAGGTTATCGCTTATTTCATCATTAACATGCGCTAACAATTCACCCGTCGCTTTATCAATGACATTGTGACCAAGAATTTTTCCATACAAATAATCTCTAGGTACTTCAATCTCTTCAACGCCGGCTTTCTCTAACTGGCGTACATGTTTGGCAGTTATACGACGTCCTTCTTCGATTAACACCTTGCCATCATGTTTAATATCAAAAACTGCCATTTCACCACGTAACCGTTCTGGTACGACATGAAACATAAATTTATCGGCACTTAAGGAAAATTTATTGGCATCGAAGAAAATGCTAATCATTTCCTCGTTGTCGTAACCTAAGGCTCTTAACAAAATGGTAGCTGGAATTTTTCTGCGTCTGTCTATACGCACATATACTGCATCTTTATGGTCAAACTCAAAATCTAACCATGAACCACGATAAGGAATAACGCGTGCATTGAAAAGCAGCTTGCCCGATGAGTGGGTTTTACCTTTATCATGATCAAAAAACACGCCTGGTGATCTGTGTAACTGTGACACAATTACCCGCTCAGTTCCATTGATTACAAAAGTACCATTATCTGTCATCAATGGCAGCTCACCCATGTAAACTTCCTGTTCACGGATGTCTTTAACTACCTTGGTGCTTGCTGGCGCCTCTTTATCATAAATGACTAAACGCACTAATACCCGTAACGGTGCAGAATAGGTTGCCCCGCGTTGCTGGCATTCCCTTACATCGAAAGCCGGCTCCCCTAAGCGATATTTTACATACTCAAGAACAGCGTATCCCGAATGGCTTAT contains:
- the rpoC gene encoding DNA-directed RNA polymerase subunit beta': MKDLMNFLKRQGRTDDFDTIRIGLASPDMIRSWSYGEVKKPETINYRTFKPERDGLFCAKIFGPISDYECLCGKYKRLKHRGVICEKCGVEVTLSKVRRDRMGHIDLASPVAHIWFLKSLPSRIALLLDMTLRSIERVLYFETFVVTDPGMSPLEKGQLLTDEEYLNAIEEHGDDFVAKMGAEAIYDLLKSIDLKEEINTLREEINSTNSDTKIKKLSKRLKVIDSLLASNNRPEWMIMTVLPVLPPELRPLVPLDGGRFATSDLNDLYRRVINRNNRLTRLLDLNAPDIIVRNEKRMLQEAVDALLDNGRRGRAITGSNRRPLKSLADMIKGKQGRFRQNLLGKRVDYSGRSVIVVGPTLRLHQCGLPKKMALELFKPFIFSKLQLRGLATTIKAAKKMVEREGTEVWDILEEVIREHPVLLNRAPTLHRLGIQAFEPTLIEGKAIQLHPLVCSAFNADFDGDQMAVHIPLSIEAQLEARTLMMATNNILSPANGEPVINPSQDVVLGLYYISREKINAVGEGSVFVDTSEILKALDSKTIELQTKIEVRITEKLKNAEGKFDSIVSRKKTTVGRALIWDIVPDGMPYELVNVDMTKKNISRLINYSYRYLGIKETVILADQIMYMGFKYATRSGVSFGIEDMEIPAKKADIIRAADAEVGEIQNQYASGLVTDGERYNKVVDIWSRANDQVAKVMMEGLGEDEVVNAKGETVKQKSFNSIFMMAESGARGSAAQIRQLAGMRGLMAKPDGSIIETPITANFREGLDVLQYFISTHGARKGLADTALKTANSGYLTRRLVDVAQDLVISDIDCGTQNGLTMTPIIEGGDVVEPLVERVLGRVAAIDVTDPSGNTVLIPAGTMIDENLVAVLEDNGIDKMLVRSVITCDSRKGVCSKCYGRDLGRGHLVNIGEAVGVVAAQSIGEPGTQLTMRTFHIGGAASRSAAISNVQVKSAGSVKLNNLKTVKNRENNLVAVSRSGEVGVMDDYGRERERYKIPYGAVLSTVDGGAVSAGDIIVNWDPHTHPVITEVDGFIQLLDFMDGITVQEHSDEVTGLTSRVVTDPKQRSSAGKELRPMVRLISSDGGQINLPGTDIPAQYFLPAGAIVGVKDGGEVKVGDVLARIPQESSKTRDITGGLPRVADLFEARKTKDPAILAEATGMVAFGKETKGKQRVIITDTEGEQFETLIPKWRHITVFEGEFVEKGETIAEGELTPHDILRLRGIEELADYLVKEIQDVYRLQGVKINDKHIEAIIRQMLRKVEITASGETDFVKGEQVERCLLNAVNDQAERDGKIPASYDSMLLGITKASLATESFISAASFQETTRVLTDAAVRGISDGLYGLKENVIVGRLIPAGTGLAYHEQRRKKHGSDSLHVGEALNQVVEAVDVEEALKQALNVE
- the rpoB gene encoding DNA-directed RNA polymerase subunit beta — translated: MTYSFTEKKRIRNNFGKGSEVLEVPYLLATQIDSYASFLQSGIDSNKRRNQGLHAAFSSVFPVISHSGYAVLEYVKYRLGEPAFDVRECQQRGATYSAPLRVLVRLVIYDKEAPASTKVVKDIREQEVYMGELPLMTDNGTFVINGTERVIVSQLHRSPGVFFDHDKGKTHSSGKLLFNARVIPYRGSWLDFEFDHKDAVYVRIDRRRKIPATILLRALGYDNEEMISIFFDANKFSLSADKFMFHVVPERLRGEMAVFDIKHDGKVLIEEGRRITAKHVRQLEKAGVEEIEVPRDYLYGKILGHNVIDKATGELLAHVNDEISDNLLQKLIDAGVDQINTLYVNDLDRGPYISNSMRLDTTTNRMEALVEIYRMMRPGEPPTAESAENLFENLFFTDERYDLSTVGRMKFNRRLGREEIEGTGTLSKIDIIDVLKELIKIRNGNGTVDDIDHLGNRRVRSVGEMIENQFRIGLVRVERAVRERLTLADSEGYMPQEIINAKPVSAAIKEFFGSSQLSQFMDQNNPLSQVTHKRRVSALGPGGLARERAGFEVRDVHTTHYGRVCPIETPEGPNIGLINSLSVYARTNEYGFLETPYRKVVDGKVTDQVDYISAIEEGEYVIAQSSVAVDDNGKLVEGLVSCRHKDEFTLASSDTVQYMDVSSKQIVSVAASIIPFLEHDDANRALMGSNMQRQAVPTLRTEKPLVGTGMERVVAKDSGVTVVATRGGRIEAVDAARIVVRVNDDETVAGVPGVDIYNLIKYTRSNQNTCINQKPLVKLGDIVTRGDILADGPSTDLGELALGQNMLIAFMPWNGYNFEDSILVSERVVKEDRFTTIHIEEKTCVARETKHSPEEITADIPNVSEEALSKLDESGIVYVGAEVKGGDILVGKVTPKGETQLTPEEKLLRAIFGEKAADVKDTSLRVPGNVRGTVIDVQVFTRDGVKKDKRALEIEEAEIKRYRQDLDDQLKIVEHDIFARVKALLLGKKAEKGPQNLKKGDEITEEYLDSLIPSELLKIKTQDEDVNLRLETVSEQIDQQRKEFEERFEQKKKKITMGDDLAPGVLKMVKVYLAVKKRIQPGDKMAGRHGNKGVISQIVPIEDMPYTADGNPVDILLNPLGVPSRMNVGQVLETHLGWAAKGLGIKIGKMLEAQAKVAEIRGFLEKIYNCSGRKEDLNSFTDKEILEMSVNLVSGVPMATPVFDGASEEDIRTMLQLADLPTHGQTTLYDGLTGEPFEREVTVGYMYMLKLNHLVDDKMHARSTGPYSLVTQQPLGGKAQFGGQRFGEMEVWALEAYGAAYTLQEMLTVKSDDVTGRTRMYKNIVDGNHSMEAGMPESFNVLVKEIRSLAVNIEMQQE